Proteins encoded within one genomic window of Canis lupus familiaris isolate Mischka breed German Shepherd chromosome 12, alternate assembly UU_Cfam_GSD_1.0, whole genome shotgun sequence:
- the TDRD6 gene encoding tudor domain-containing protein 6 isoform X10 yields MCSTPGLPTPGASLALRVSFVDVHPEVVPVQLWGLVGERREEYVRLSREIQEAAATRGPGALGGASAAPGELCLVQVGLLWHRCRVVSQHSLESRVFLLDEGRTVTAGAGSLAPGRSEFFHLPSEVLGCVLAGLVPAGGGGGGGGGEPQHWPSRAVDFLRRLQGKQVHGRVLDVLLLHRLVLVEVPALFQQMQELGLARQVPHSLFRSLLKRYLTAASAGLGCGAPVLSRAPPKQEQPGLDYFYPQLQLGVTEPVVVTQVCHPHRIHCQLRSLSQEIHRVSESMAQIYRGSTGTGDDNWTSATREESPDKPGSPCASCGLDGHWYRALLLETFRPQRCAQVLHVDYGRKELVSCSSLRYLLPEYFRMPVVTYPCALYGLWDGGRGWSRSQVGDLKALILGQAVNAKIEFFCSFEHVYYVTLYGEDGINLNCVFGVQSCCLADRFLQSQGVEEEGEEEEQETALQSPSPAQKAGEEISLPALQSVRLKINAFYDAQVEFVKNPSEFWVRLRKHKGTFSKLMRRMCSFYSSASKLDGVVLKPEPDDLCCVKWKENGYYRAMVSRLDDRSVDVFLVDRGSLENVGWYDVRMLLPQFRRLPVLALKCTLADIWPLGKTWSQEAVSFFKKTVLHKEIVIHVLDRQDNQYVIEILDESRTGEENISKVMAQAGYAKYQEFETKETISVSAPSPGHVSNHFISADNKISLAKKIEVKQKAKRDHKTAPVSEIVTDTAVITDTPTGLVVQDKEERLSVHSPPIQNFLDMKPGSSCKGELKVGSTVEVKVSYVENPGYFWCQLTKNIQGFKTLMCNIQDYCKSTATPYQGTTPACLAKRTVNGKWSRAVISGSQSAEHVKVMFVDYGDKDMVSVKSIYSISEEFLKVKAQAFRCSLYNLIQPTGQNPFVWDEKAIRAFSEFVDNAWEDNLELKCTIFALASVHDEELFNVVDLLTPFQSACHFLVEKQLARAVKLQKPLESSVQLHSYYYSTHDMKIGTEELVYVTHIDDPWTFYCQLGRNASILEQLSYNITQLSKVLLNLKTSPLIPGTLCLAKYTDGNWYRGIITEKEPNKVFFVDFGNIYVVTSDDLLPIPDDAYDVLLLPMQAVKCSLSDIPDSIPEEITTWFQETVLDKSLKALVVAKDPDGRLIIELYDDSIQINANINEKLGLLGYKGETRKKETEALLTVTETLEVKKENMRSSPKEYLSKSAENKLCSMEILGESYKSKVSSACKETKLLRSSTKTNLITQYQDSRENKGHQVCPLTTAKKGESFAEPPLKATKLEATLSERNIEDSFNKDLPLKFSEFPQKVIMPGFKTAVYVSHINDLSDFYVQLTEDEAEITHLSERLNDVRARPEYYSGPPLQREDVICAIFPEDNLWYRAVVREQQPNDLLSVQFIDYGNVSVVHASNVGKLDLINALLPGLCIHCSLRGLRVPEILKCKEMMQYFSQRTDEVQIRCEFVKFQDKWEVILADEHGIIAEDMISRYAFCEKSQVGLSDQIIKSTCSKSVKKTNIDTSLFLNWYKPKMKMIRAYATVIDGPEYFWCQFADTEKLQYLEVEVQTAGEQVTDWRSCVPCPHIGDPCIVRYREDGHYYRALITSICDDYLVSVRLVDFGNVEDCVDPKALWNIPSELLVVPMQAFPCCLSGFNISEGVCPQEGNDYFYEIVTEDVLEITILEIKRDVCNIPLAIVDLKSKGKSINEKMKKYSKIGVSDLPYEKKCPEIKGALGSLSPEVGLKKPSSKAGQEKTLSVEPQTDDERVEKDFNIIETKPSKFYNPDIDDIFEAFENPCKDNIGPEVLERKIECHLVDKAKFDDKYLMAGFNALLPQASETKEILELNSLEVPLYPDEESKEFLELESIELQHSLVGDEEKEELGLVPPIVPLPQGCDTEATLQPFPVQLPLSCESEKQPELELPTAQLCLDDKINPLSLRVGQKAQESTCAEDTGKSSCVECFEDQHRLSLHLHGKNHDPNLQIEMNIYKEEFTDYKNRDAISSLTLFSEEESRDGKNHDALQLHISAQPENTYTLKGFTVGSKCVVWSSLRNTWSKCEILEIAEEGTRVLNFSNGMEEIVKPENVWNGIPKLDKSPSENIFQTVGKDLYFMSLDDTTTEGNLCF; encoded by the exons ATGTGCTCCACGCCCGGGCTGCCCACGCCGGGGGCCTCGCTGGCCCTGCGGGTGTCGTTCGTGGACGTGCACCCCGAGGTGGTCCCGGTGCAGCTCTGGGGGCTGGTGGGCGAGCGGCGGGAGGAGTACGTGCGGCTGAGCCGGGAGATTCAGGAGGCGGCGGCCACGCGCGGCCCGGGGGCGCTGGGCGGCGCCTCGGCCGCGCCGGGCGAGCTGTGCCTGGTGCAGGTGGGGCTCCTGTGGCACCGCTGCCGCGTGGTGAGCCAGCACTCGCTGGAGAGCCGCGTCTTCCTGCTGGACGAGGGCCGCACCGTGACGGCGGGCGCGGGCTCGCTGGCGCCGGGGCGCAGTGAGTTCTTCCACCTGCCCTCCGAGGTGCTGGGCTGCGTGCTGGCCGGCCTGGTGCccgccggcgggggcgggggcgggggcgggggcgagccCCAGCACTGGCCGTCCAGGGCCGTGGACTTCCTCCGGAGGCTGCAGGGCAAGCAGGTGCACGGGCGGGTGCTGGACGTGCTGCTGCTCCATCGCCTGGTCCTTGTAGAAGTGCCCGCGCTGTTCCAGCAGATGCAGGAGCTCGGCCTGGCCCGGCAGGTGCCGCACAGCCTCTTCCGCTCGCTGCTCAAGCGCTACCTAACGGCGGCCTCTGCTGGCCTGGGCTGCGGGGCCCCCGTCCTGTCGCGAGCCCCTCCCAAGCAGGAGCAGCCCGGCCTGGATTACTTCTACCCGCAGCTGCAGCTGGGCGTCACGGAGCCCGTGGTGGTAACCCAGGTGTGCCACCCCCACCGCATCCACTGCCAGCTCCGGAGCCTCTCGCAGGAGATCCACCGCGTGTCCGAGAGCATGGCCCAGATATACCGGGGTTCCACGGGGACGGGGGATGACAACTGGACCAGTGCCACCCGGGAGGAGAGCCCAGACAAGCCTGGTTCTCCGTGTGCGTCCTGTGGGTTGGACGGACATTGGTACAGAGCGCTCTTGCTTGAGACTTTTCGGCCCCAGCGCTGTGCCCAGGTGCTCCATGTAGACTACGGAAGGAAGGAGCTGGTGAGTTGTAGCAGCCTCCGCTACTTGCTGCCTGAGTATTTTCGCATGCCCGTGGTGACCTACCCTTGTGCTTTGTATGGACTCTGGGACGGTGGGAGAGGCTGGTCTCGGTCACAGGTCGGTGACCTGAAGGCACTGATCCTGGGCCAGGCAGTGAACGCAAAGATTGAATTTTTCTGTTCCTTCGAGCATGTTTATTATGTCACCCTGTACGGAGAAGATGGGATCAACCTGAATTGTGTATTCGGAGTCCAGTCCTGTTGCTTGGCTGACCGATTTCTTCAGAGccagggagtggaggaggagggggaggaggaagaacaAGAAACGGCTCTTCAGTCGCCGTCGCCTGCGCAAAAAGCGGGTGAAGAGATTTCCCTCCCAGCCTTGCAATCAGTCAGGTTAAAGATAAACGCCTTCTATGACGCCCAGGTAGAGTTTGTTAAAAACCCTTCCGAGTTTTGGGTTAGGTTGAGGAAACACAAAGGCACCTTCAGCAAGTTGATGAGAAGAATGTGCAGTTTCTATTCCTCAGCCAGTAAGCTGGATGGGGTAGTTTTGAAACCCGAGCCCGACGACCTTTGCTGtgtcaaatggaaagaaaacgGCTATTATCGGGCTATGGTCTCCAGGTTAGATGACAGGAGTGTCGATGTGTTCCTAGTTGACCGTGGCAGTTTGGAAAATGTGGGTTGGTATGACGTGAGGATGCTGCTTCCTCAGTTTAGGCGACTACCCGTATTGGCTCTAAAGTGCACACTGGCAGATATTTGGCCTTTGGGGAAAACTTGGAGCCAGGAggcagtttccttttttaaaaagactgtgcTCCACAAAGAAATAGTTATCCATGTCCTTGACAGGCAGGATAATCAATATGTTATTGAGATTCTTGATGAATCAAGAACAGGGGAAGAAAACATTAGTAAGGTAATGGCCCAAGCTGGGTATGCCAAGTATCAGGAATTTGAAACAAAGGAAACCATTTCCGTAAGTGCCCCTTCTCCAGGGCATGTTTCAAACCATTTTATCTCTGCGGATAACAAAATATCTCTGGCCAAGAAGATAGAAGTAAAACAGAAAGCCAAGAGAGACCATAAAACTGCACCTGTTTCAGAAATTGTGACTGATACGGCAGTCATCACAGATACTCCAACGGGACTCGTTGTGCAGgataaagaggaaagactatctgtTCATTCTCCTCCTATACAGAATTTCTTGGACATGAAGCCAGGCTCCTCCTGTAAAGGAGAGCTGAAAGTTGGAAGTACCGTAGAAGTCAAAGTGTCTTATGTCGAAAACCCTGGCTACTTCTGGTGCCAACTGACCAAGAACATTCAAGGCTTTAAAACTCTGATGTGCAACATCCAGGACTACTGCAAGAGTACAGCTACTCCTTACCAGGGGACCACCCCCGCTTGTTTGGCAAAACGAACAGTAAATGGAAAATGGTCGAGAGCCGTGATTAGCGGGTCACAATCTGCTGAGCATGTCAAAGTAATGTTTGTAGATTATGGAGACAAAGATATGGTATCTGTGAAGAGTATTTACTCAATTAGTGAAGAGTTTCTCAAGGTTAAGGCTCAGGCTTTTCGGTGTAGTCTTTATAATTTAATTCAGCCAACTGGTCAGAATCCTTTTGTGTGGGATGAAAAGGCCATACGAGCTTTTAGTGAATTTGTAGACAATGCATGGGAAGACAATCTCGAATTAAAGTGCACGATATTTGCTTTGGCTTCAGTACATGATGAAGAACTGTTTAATGTTGTGGATTTGCTAACACCCTTTCAGAGTGCATGCCATTTTTTGGTAGAAAAGCAACTTGCAAGAGCAGTTAAACTTCAGAAGCCTCTGGAGTCCTCTGTTCAGCTACATTCTTACTACTATTCCACACATGATATGAAAATTGGAACTGAAGAATTGGTGTATGTAACACATATTGATGACCCTTGGACATTTTATTGCCAGCTGGGAAGAAATGCAAGTATTTTAGAACAGTTGTCCTATAATATCACACAATTAAGTAAAGTTTTGCTGAATTTAAAAACATCTCCCTTGATCCCTGGAACCTTGTGCCTTGCCAAGTATACTGATGGAAACTGGTATAGGGGgataataacagaaaaagaaccaaataaagtcttttttgttgattttggaaACATTTATGTGGTAACAAGCGATGATCTGCTTCCAATACCTGATGATGCATATGATGTCTTACTTTTGCCCATGCAAGCTGTTAAATGTTCATTGTCTGATATTCCTGATAGTATACCAGAAGAAATTACAACATGGTTTCAAGAGACTGTTTTAGATAAGTCATTGAAGGCTCTGGTTGTAGCAAAAGATCCAGATGGAAGACTAATTATAGAACTGTATGATGACAGTATTCAAATTAATGCTAATATTAATGAGAAGTTAGGACTACTTGGCTACAAAGgtgagacaagaaaaaaagaaactgaagcactCCTCACTGTCACTGAAACCCTTgaggtaaaaaaggaaaatatgagatcGTCACCTAAAGAGTATTTAAGTAAATCAGCAGAGAACAAATTGTGCAGTATGGAGATCTTGGGAGAATCCTACAAATCTAAGGTCAGCTCAGCATGTAAGGAAACCAAGCTTTTACGAAGTTCCACCAAGACAAACTTAATCACTCAATATCAGGACTCTAGGGAAAATAAGGGTCATCAAGTGTGTCCACTAACAacagcaaagaaaggagaaagcttTGCTGAGCCACCTTTGAAAGCCACAAAACTAGAAGCCACTCTTTCAGAGAGAAACATAGAAGATTCATTTAACAAGGATTTGCCTCTAAAATTTTCAGAGTTCCCTCAGAAAGTTATAATGCCTGGCTTTAAAACAGCTGTGTATGTTTCTCATATAAATGACCTTTCAGACTTCTATGTTCAACTAACAGAAGATGAGGCTGAAATCACTCATCtttcagagagattaaatgatgTTAGAGCAAGGCCAGAATATTATTCAGGTCCACCTTTGCAGAGAGAAGATGTAATATGTGCCATTTTTCCAGAAGACAATTTATGGTATCGTGCTGTGGTCAGAGAACAACAACCCAATGACCTTCTCTCTGTGCAATTTATAGATTATGGCAATGTTTCTGTGGTTCATGCTAGTAACGTAGGTAAACTTGACCTTATTAATGCACTGTTACCAGGATTGTGCATTCACTGCTCCTTGAGGGGACTTCGGGTacctgagattttaaaatgtaaggaaatgaTGCAGTACTTTTCCCAGAGGACAGATGAGGTTCAGATAAGATGTGAATTTGTGAAATTTCAAGACAAATGGGAAGTTATTCTTGCTGATGAACATGGGATCATAGCAGAAGATATGATTAGCAGATATGCTTTCTGTGAAAAATCTCAAGTGGGACTTTCTgatcaaataattaaaagtacCTGTTCAAAGTCTGTCAAAAAAACCAACATTGATACTTCACTCTTTCTTAACTGGTATAAGCCAAAGATGAAGATGATAAGAGCTTATGCCACTGTGATAGATGGGCCTGAATATTTTTGGTGTCAGTTTGCCGATACTGAGAAACTTCAGTATTTAGAAGTAGAAGTACAAACTGCTGGAGAGCAGGTAACAGATTGGAGAAGTTGTGTCCCATGCCCTCATATTGGAGATCCTTGCATAGTGAGATATAGAGAAGATGGGCATTATTATCGGGCACTTATCACCAGTATTTGTGACGATTATCTCGTATCCGTCAGACTTGTAGACTTTGGAAACGTCGAAGACTGTGTGGACCCCAAAGCACTCTGGAACATCCCTTCTGAACTTTTGGTGGTTCCCATGCAAGCCTTTCCATGTTGCCTCTCAGGATTCAATATTTCAGAAGGTGTGTGCCCTCAAGAGGGAAATGACTACTTTTATGAAATAGTGACAGAAGATGTGTTGGAGATAACAATATTAGAGATCAAAAGGGATGTTTGTAACATCCCTTTAGCAATTGTTGACttgaaaagcaaaggcaaaagtattaatgagaaaatgaagaaatattctaAGATTGGTGTTAGTGATCTGCCCTATGAAAAGAAATGCCCAGAGATAAAGGGAGCCCTTGGCTCCCTCAGTCCTGAGGTTGGACTTAAGAAACCAAGTAGTAAAGCTGGACAAGAGAAAACTCTCTCTGTGGAACCACAGACAGATGATGAAAGAGTTGAAAAAGACTTCAACATTATTGAAACCAAACCAAGTAAATTCTATAACCCTGACATTGATGACATTTTTGAAGCTTTTGAAAACCCATGCAAAGATAATATTGGTCCTGAGgtactagaaagaaaaatagagtgcCATTTGGTTGACAAAGCAAAGTTTGATGATAAATACCTCATGGCAGGATTTAATGCGTTATTACCGCAGGCTAGTGAAACAAAGGAGATATTAGAACTAAACTCACTTGAGGTGCCCCTTTATCCTGATGAGGAATCAAAAGAGTTCCTGGAACTGGAATCCATTGAGTTGCAGCATTCTCTTGTCGgggatgaagagaaagaagagctagGCCTGGTGCCTCCAATTGTGCCGCTCCCCCAGGGCTGTGACACCGAAGCCACCCTGCAGCCATTCCCAGTGCAGCTTCCCCTCAGCTGTGAATCTGAGAAACAGCCAGAACTAGAATTACCCACAGCCCAGCTGTGTCTAGATGACAAAATAAACCCTTTGTCTCTAAGAGTTGGTCAGAAAGCCCAAGAATCCACGTGTGCTGAAGACACAGGAAAGTCAAGTTGTGTAGAATGTTTCGAGGACCAGCATAGGTTATCATTGCATCTACATGGAAAGAATCATGATCCCAACCTGCAGATTGAGATGAATATATACAAAGAAGAATTTACAGATTATAAAAACAGAGATGCCATTTCATCATTGACTCTGTTCTCTGAAGAAGAATCCAGAGATGGGAAGAACCATGATGCTTTACAACTTCATATCTCAG CTCAACCAGAGAACACCTACACTCTGAAAGGATTTACTGTTGGATCCAAATGTGTTGTGTGGTCAAGTCTAAGAAACACATGGTCCAAATGTGAGATTCTGGAAATTGCTGAAGAAGGCACAAGG GTTTTAAACTTTTCAAATGGTATGGAGGAGATAGTGAAGCCTGAGAATGTCTGGAATGGTATACCCAAATTGGATAAGAGTCCATCTGAG AATATATTTCAAACAGTGGGAAAAGATCTTTACTTCATGTCATTAGATGATACTACAACTGAAGGtaacttgtgtttttaa